The following proteins come from a genomic window of Tenebrio molitor chromosome 9, icTenMoli1.1, whole genome shotgun sequence:
- the LOC138138281 gene encoding pickpocket protein 28-like: MEGLAANDKNVKEKNGFFKNVRNYFREYCTCTSIHGFRYFGEKRTIFERVWWFFIFVICLSACTVSIYAVYKKWERSPVIVSFATKGTLIYSIPFPAITICPESKSAQTIFNYTKLLQKKENKIQLTPKEQTEFEYMSLICNYRENYLEYTNNLTFPEEFFDVIDYVQPDFKIQDCHYMGRSENCDKLFIPIITDEGICYTFNMLDRGEIFRENVIHYRDYHLVPNSSHHWTMEYGYTANAGLDAYPRRALLAGATNGFTFNILTSKEDLDYACKNSLQGYRVMLHTPMRIPRPSQQYFRIPLDQTVVGAVQPVMITTSDSVKMYNPKRRQCYFPTERHLKYFRIYTSLNCLMECLTNYTIHHCGCVNFFMPRENGTEICGTGSVECMRYAESAMQMKNLERKLNKPKRRKHKRRGKIDCDCLPICADLSYDVETSQTNWDWIKQRTADRQKHQNCSIERSHMSSLTIFFKSNSFIRSQRHELYGPTDFLANFGGLLGLFTGFSVLSLMEILYFLSVRMICNTRLYGYWAGPQT, translated from the exons ATGGAAGGGTTGGCTGCAAATGATAAGAACGTCAAAGAAAAAAACGGTTTCTTTAAAAACGTGCGTAATTATTTCAGAGAATACTGCACATGCACAAGCATCCACGGCTTCAGATATTTTGGAGAAAAGAGGACTATTTTTGAAAG GGTCTGgtggttttttatttttgtcatcTGTCTATCCGCGTGTACAGTTTCTATATACGCAGTGTACAAAAAGTGGGAAAGGAGTCCTGTGATAGTCAGCTTTGCTACAAAAGGAACTCTCATATATAGCATACCATTTCCTGCAATTACCATCTGTCCTGAGTCCAAGTCAGCGCAAACCATTTTCAATTACACCAAACTGCtacagaaaaaagaaaacaaaatccAGTTGACACCAAAGGAGCAA ACCGAGTTTGAGTACATGTCTTTGATCTGTAACTATCGAGAGAATTATTTAGAGTATACCAACAATCTTACTTTCCCTGAGGAATTTTTTGACGTAATCGACTACGTCCAACCAGATTTTAAAATTCAGGATTGTCACTACATGGGCAGGTCTGAAAATTGTGACAAACTCTTCATTCCAATAATTACAGATGAAGGGATTTGCTACACTTTCAATATGCTTGATCGAGGCGAAATCTTCAGGGAAAATGT GATACATTACCGAGACTACCATCTGGTTCCAAACAGCTCCCACCACTGGACAATGGAATACGGATATACTGCAAACGCCGGACTGGATGCCTACCCCAGACGAGCACTACTGGCAGGAGCCACAAATGGTTTTACTTTCAACATTTTAACCTCCAAGGAAGATCTTGATTACGCTTGCAAAAATTCTTTACAAGGTTACAGAGTTATGCTCCATACGCCGATGCGAATTCCTCGGCCCAGTCAACAGTATTTCAGGATTCCTCTGGATCAAACTGTGGTGGGGGCGGTGCAGCCGGTCATGATTACAACTTCCGACTCCGTCAAGATGTATAATCCGAAGAGGCGACAGTGTTACTTTCCTACAGAACgtcatttgaaatattttagaatCTATACTTCGCTGAACTGTCTCATGGAGTGCCTCACTAACTACACCATACACCATTGCGGCTGTGTTAATTTCTTCATGCCAA GAGAAAATGGCACCGAAATTTGTGGCACCGGCAGTGTCGAATGCATGCGATACGCCGAAT caGCCATGCAAATGAAGAATTtggaaagaaaattaaacaaaccgAAACGGCGGAAGCACAAAAGAAGAGGTAAAATTGACTGTGACTGTTTACCAATCTGTGCAGATTTATCGTATGATGTTGAAACGTCACAAACAAACTGGGACTGGATAAAACAAAGAACAGCTGACAGACAAAAACACCAGAATTGCAGCATTGAACG GTCACACATGTCGTCTTTGACAATATTCTTCAAGTCGAACAGCTTTATTAGATCACAAAGACACGAGCTTTATGGTCCGACAGATTTTTTGGCGAATTTCGGTGGTCTTCTTGGACTATTTACAGGATTTTCAGTGCTTTCGTTGatggaaattttgtatttcttgTCAGTTAGGATGATTTGTAATACTCGTCTCTATGGGTACTGGGCAGGGCCTCAGACATAA
- the LOC138138951 gene encoding pickpocket protein 28-like yields the protein MILTKKYVSKSSDEKTESFFQQLKCYLKKFYESTSIHGLRYLTENRTTSEKIFWTITLLLSMAGCLFMITEIYTKFLNSPVVVTFATHDTAIYEVPFPAVTICPEAKTSGVKFKYSDVFNKSMKENQTLTKTESQYLHYTTLLCEDNYKLASVLSGGSDTFEDDFFDVIDWLKPDEFIACISYLGSEINCDGYFTSIVTDIGICYTFNILDRGDIYKEHVVFYKNFHHVNYTSQNFDFDEGYNKTAGVFTYPRRALMSGADNSLTVFFKHNTYNSDYVCNQFLQGFRVLLHSPGDVPRLAKSYFRIPFNKVVTAAITPGLIKISSSIKSLSAEQRHCYLKSERPLQHFKTYSQSNCLLECFANYTLKKCGCVSYFMPRANTTKICGTRKVECLRDAQSELIISDLENKISESSYKSSCDCKPMCSNLNYAVETSSAHFYWKDYFAQQQNFSFDVQSNDTDYSVLSIYFKTEQFISIERNELYGTTDLISNFGGLLGLFTGFSLISLIEIMYFWTLRIYYNLRLYNQWWGSVD from the exons ATGatactaacaaaaaaatatgtttctaaAAGTAGTGACGAGAAAACAGAGAGTTTTTTCCAGCAATTGAAATGTTACTTGAAGAAGTTTTATGAATCGACGAGTATCCATGGCCTTCGCTATCTGACAGAAAACAGAACGACAAGTGAAAA AATTTTCTGGACAATTACTTTACTGCTGTCGATGGCAGGATGCCTCTTTATGATCACTGAAATCTATACAAAATTTCTGAACAGTCCTGTGGTGGTTACATTTGCAACTCACGATACCGCAATATACGAAGTACCCTTCCCAGCTGTAACAATTTGTCCTGAAGCGAAAACCTCAGGAGTCAAGTTCAAGTATTCTGATGTGTTTAACAAAAGTATGAAGGAAAATCAAACACTGACTAAAACGGA ATCGCAATATCTTCACTATACGACTTTGCTCTGTGaagataattacaaattagcATCTGTGTTGTCCGGTGGGTCTGATACTTTTGAAGACGATTTTTTCGATGTTATTGATTGG CTGAAACCTGACGAATTCATTGCCTGTATTTCGTACCTTGGATCAGAAATCAATTGTGATGGTTACTTTACTTCCATCGTCACAGATATCGGTATTTGTTAtacatttaatattttagaCAGAGGAGATATCTACAAAGAACATGT TGTTttctataaaaattttcatcacGTGAACTACACCTCGCAGAATTTCGATTTTGATGAAGGATACAATAAAACTGCTGGTGTTTTCACTTATCCTAGAAGAGCTCTGATGTCAGGTGCTGATAACTCTTTGACTGTCTTTTTTAAACACAACACTTACAATAGCGACTACGTATGCAACCAGTTCTTACAAGGTTTCAGA GTTTTACTCCACAGTCCAGGCGATGTTCCGAGACTCGCAAAATCCTACTTTCGCATTcctttcaacaaagttgtaaCAGCAGCAATTACGCCaggattaataaaaatttcttcGTCGATAAAAAGCCTTAGTGCTGAACAACGCCACTGCTACTTAAAATCGGAACGACCTCTTCAACATTTCAAGACTTACAGCCAATCAAATTGTTTGCTGGAGTGCTTCGCAAACTACACTTTAAAGAAATGCGGATGCGTCAGTTATTTTATGCCaa GAGCtaacacaacaaaaatttgCGGAACTAGAAAGGTCGAGTGTTTGAGAGATGCCCAAA gtGAACTCATAATCAGTGATCTGGAGAATAAAATATCAGAATCAAGTTACAAATCTTCTTGTGATTGTAAACCTATGTGCTCCAATTTAAATTATGCTGTGGAGACTTCTTCTGCTCACTTTTACTGGAAAGATTATTTTgcacaacaacaaaatttttctttcgaCGTTCAGAGCAACGA CACCGATTACTCCGTTTTATCCATCTATTTCAAAACGGAACAGTTCATTTCTATTGAAAGAAATGAATTATATGGAACGACGGATCTGATTTCCAATTTTGGTGGACTTTTAGGACTATTTACAGGATTTTCTTTGATATCGCTAAttgaaattatgtatttttggaCCTTgagaatttattataatttaagaTTGTATAATCAGTGGTGGGGTTCTGTGGACTAG
- the LOC138138528 gene encoding pickpocket protein 28-like, which translates to MMKSMKNTNVFKNVKKYFKEYSEFTGIHGLRFLTENRSIVEKSFWIVALFLSSVGCFWMICEIVDKYQNNPIVVSFATTQTPLYEIPFPAVTVCPESKCSEEYFNYSQIYRKVYLSQHLNDTDLQQFHYVSLLCGDLEQNFWLRNGAKTVGSNFFEVINKLKPDEIISCFDVEGKKCDLTPIVVDQGICYSFNILHRNEIFREDVFHYEDFHQPAIASSNYNDDTRYAKVTDVDTYPARALLSGADNSLELQFKHVQEKSDTLCNKYLQGFRILVHSPTEIPRLSKSYFRVPLDKTIVAAIDPQLLTTSPAVIKFNSNVRNCYLGNERPLKYFKIYTQSNCELECTTNYTLNKCGCVQYFMPRTNSTSICGIGSRDCVSAAEREMKVNEVKNKIPVGDGKYKLDWECDCKPSCTELRFNVETSSGEYYWKNFWSDLNSSIIFDDINEYHFSVLSLYFKRDHFIATERNELYGITDLISNFGGLLGLFMGFSLISYVEIIYFLTLRIFYNEKLFGHWSGQAS; encoded by the exons ATGATGAAGTCAATGAAAAATACCAACGTTTTCaagaatgtgaaaaaataCTTTAAAGAGTATAGTGAGTTTACAGGGATTCATGGCCTTCGATTTCTAACTGAAAACAGATCAATTGTTGAGAA AAGTTTTTGGATTGTTGCTTTATTCTTGTCGTCAGTTGGGTGCTTTTGGATGATTTGTGAGATAGTCGATAAATACCAAAACAATCCAATAGTGGTCAGTTTTGCAACGACACAGACCCCACTGTACGAAATCCCTTTTCCTGCAGTAACTGTATGTCCGGAATCAAAATGTTCCGAAGAATATTTCAACTATTCCCAAATATATCGTAAAGTATATTTGAGTCAACACTTAAATGATACGGA TTTGCAACAGTTTCACTACGTTAGTTTATTATGTGGTGATCTGGAACAAAATTTTTGGCTGCGTAATGGTGCCAAAACGGTGGGAAGTAACTTTTTTGAAGTAATCAATAAG tTAAAACCAGACGAAATAATATCTTGTTTCGATGTGGAAGGCAAAAAATGTGATCTCACTCCAATCGTGGTGGATCAAGGAATTTGTTACTCATTTAATATATTACACCGGAATGAGATATTCAGAGAAGATGT TTTTCATTATGAGGATTTTCATCAACCTGCCATTGCATCTTCAAACTACAACGATGACACAAGATACGCAAAAGTTACTGATGTTGACACTTACCCTGCACGGGCATTGCTGTCCGGTGCTGACAATTCTTTGGAATTACAATTTAAGCACGTTCAAGAGAAATCTGACACTTTGTGTAATAAGTATCTGCAAGGATTCAGA ATCTTAGTGCATAGTCCTACCGAGATACCTCGTCTGTCTAAATCTTACTTCCGGGTTCCTCTGGACAAGACAATCGTGGCAGCAATTGATCCCCAACTGTTGACCACTTCTCCAGcagtaataaaattcaattccaACGTCAGAAACTGTTACTTAGGGAATGAACGACccttaaaatatttcaaaatatacaCCCAATCAAACTGTGAGCTAGAATGCACAACTAACTACACTTTGAACAAATGTGGTTGCGTTCAGTATTTTATGCCGA gAACAAATAGTACTAGTATATGTGGTATTGGGAGCAGAGACTGTGTAAGCGCAGCCGAAC GAGAAATGAAGGTCAACgaagtcaaaaacaaaatacctGTAGGAGACGGTAAATATAAACTAGATTGGGAGTGTGACTGTAAACCGTCATGTACCGAGCTAAGATTCAATGTGGAGACGTCTTCAGGAGAAtattattggaaaaatttttggTCAGATTTAAATAGTTCAATTATATTTGATGACATAAATGA GTAccatttttcagttttgtcaCTGTATTTTAAAAGAGATCATTTTATAGCGACAGAACGAAACGAATTGTATGGCATAACAGATTTAATATCGAATTTTGGAGGTCTTCTAGGACTATTTATGGGATTTTCCTTGATTTCgtatgttgaaattatttactttttgacTTTGAGAATATTCTACAATGAGAAATTGTTTGGACATTGGTCCGGGCAAGCCTCCTAG
- the LOC138137802 gene encoding pickpocket protein 28-like: MTLYLDDRGDIDNETVARMNPAYEKGLCHNVRKYAREYNEVTGIHGLRYLTEKRSRTEKIIWVILLSLSLAGCIYMIYEVLYKYNNSPVVVSFATEDTPLHQIPFPAITICPEFKYSRQKFNFSEVYRKLAENEEVDDADMRDYQYLGLLCEETIQGNKTVDNRFFEAIDELKPNGDDILPFCIYMDRPLPCKEIFTPIIVDEGICYSFNILGRDEVFREHVYHYADYYHIRNTSRQVFDIETGYEEGAGINTYPRRALTSGADNSLAIFFEYDTSETDFVCNNFLQGFRVLIHNPWEVPRLSKHYFRIPFDKVIVAAMYPEMVTTSREVRRFKPEKRKCYMVDERPLKHFQKYTQSNCLLECLTNYTLNECGCVRFFMPRESDTAICGVGSSECVDKAEVEIKVKELEYKMLGKTFCDCKPSCTQLKFNVETSHSDFYFREYFKTVHQQYFTDNTSHWSVLEIYFKEEQFITKERNELYGTSDLISNLGGLLGLFTGFSLISLAEIIYFLSLRIFCNDKMYGRWSGPPN, encoded by the exons ATGACTCTTTACCTAGACGACAGAGGTGATATTGACAATGAGACTGTTGCCAGGATGAATCCTGCCTACGAAAAAGGACTGTGCCACAATGTGAGGAAATACGCGAGGGAATACAACGAAGTAACCGGTATTCATGGCCTGCGGTACCTCACCGAAAAGAGATCGAGAACCGAAAA GATCATTTGGGTGATTCTTCTTTCGCTGTCGTTGGCTGGATGTATTTACATGATATACGAAGTGTTGTACAAATATAATAACAGTCCTGTGGTCGTCAGTTTTGCGACTGAAGATACACCGTTGCATCAAATTCCTTTTCCGGCAATTACAATTTGCCCGGAGTTTAAATACTCCaggcaaaaatttaatttttcagagGTATATCGTAAACTCGCAGAAAATGAGGAAGTCGATGATGCAGA TATGCGAGATTATCAGTATCTGGGCCTTTTATGCGAAGAAACCATACAGGGCAATAAAACTGTAGACAATCGTTTTTTTGAAGCTATCGATGAG CTAAAACCGAATGGTGACGATATACTGCCCTTCTGTATATACATGGACCGTCCTTTGCCCTGCAAAGAGATATTCACACCCATCATCGTCGACGAAGGAATTTGTTATTCTTTTAACATTTTAGGCCGCGACGAAGTTTTCAGGGAACACGT CTATCACTACGCAGATTATTATCACATTCGGAATACCTCTCGTCAGGTCTTCGACATTGAAACCGGTTACGAGGAAGGAGCTGGAATTAACACGTATCCCAGGAGAGCTTTAACCTCAGGAGCTGACAATTCCCTGGCGATATTTTTCGAATACGACACGAGCGAAACAGATTTCGTATGTAACAATTTCCTGCAAGGATTCAGG GTTTTGATTCATAACCCTTGGGAAGTGCCTCGACTCTCCAAACACTACTTCCGCATCCCTTTCGATAAGGTAATTGTTGCGGCTATGTACCCCGAAATGGTCACAACTTCCCGAGAAGTCCGGAGGTTCAAACCGGAGAAGAGAAAATGCTACATGGTTGACGAACGACCGctcaaacattttcaaaagtacACCCAGTCCAATTGTCTGCTTGAATGTTTGACAAATTATACTTTGAACGAGTGTGGTTGTGTCCGGTTTTTTATGCCAA GAGAGAGTGATACTGCTATTTGCGGCGTCGGCAGTTCAGAATGTGTGGATAAAGCTGAAG ttGAGATTAAAGTGAAAGAGCTTGAGTACAAAATGTTGGGGAAAACTTTCTGCGATTGTAAACCTTCTTGTACTCAGCTGAAATTCAACGTGGAGACTTCACACAGCGACTTCTACTTCAGAGAGTACTTCAAAACTGTCCACCAGCAATATTTTACTGATAACAC TTCTCACTGGTCAGTTCTGGAAATCTATTTTAAAGAAGAACAGTTTATCACCAAAGAACGAAACGAACTCTATGGAACATCTGATCTTATTTCCAATCTTGGGGGACTTCTCGGGTTGTTTACAGGATTTTCCTTGATTTCGTTAGCCgaaataatttactttttgtcGTTGAGAATATTTTGTAATGATAAAATGTACGGACGTTGGTCGGGTCCACCAAATTAA
- the LOC138137801 gene encoding pickpocket protein 28-like, protein MTLYLDDRGDTDNEIVARMNPACKKGLCHNVRKYAREYNEVTGIHGLRHLTEKRSRTEKIIWVILLSLSLAGCIYMIYEVLYKYNNSPVVVSFATEDTPLHQIPFPAITICPEFKYTRQKFNFSEVYRKLEENEEVDDAEMRNYQYLGLLCEETIEGNKTVDNRFFEAIDELKPNGEDILPLCIYMDRLLPCKELFTPIIVDEGICYSFNILGRDEIFRKHVYHYADYYNIRNNSRQDFDIETGYEEGAGINTYPRRALTSGADNSLSIFFEYNTNETDFVCNNFLQGFRVLIHNPWEVPRLSKHYFRIPFDKVVVAAMNPEMVTTSQEVRRFKPEKRKCYMADERPLQHFQKYTQSNCLLECLTNYILHECGCVRFFMPRDSDTAICGVGSSECVEKAEVEIKVKELEYKIMGKSFCDCKPSCTQLKFNVETSDSDFYFREYFKTVHQEYFKDNTSHWSVLDIYFKEEQFMTKERNELYGTSDLISNLGGLLGLFTGFSLISLAEIIYFLSMRIFCNNRMYGLWSGPPN, encoded by the exons ATGACTCTTTACCTAGACGACAGAGGTGATACTGACAATGAGATTGTTGCCAGGATGAATCCTGCCTGCAAGAAAGGACTCTGTCACAACGTGAGGAAATACGCGAGGGAATACAACGAAGTAACCGGTATTCATGGCCTTCGGCACCTCACCGAGAAGAGATCGAGAACCGAAAA GATCATTTGGGTGATTCTTCTTTCGCTCTCGTTGGCTGGATGTATTTATATGATATACGAAGTGTTGTACAAATATAATAACAGTCCTGTGGTCGTCAGTTTTGCAACTGAAGATACACCGTTGCATCAAATTCCTTTTCCGGCAATTACAATTTGCCCGGAGTTTAAGTACACCaggcaaaaatttaatttttcagagGTATATCGTAAACTCGAGGAAAATGAGGAAGTCGATGATGCAGA aATGCGAAATTATCAGTATCTAGGCCTTTTATGCGAAGAAACCATAGAGGGCAATAAAACGGTAGACAATCGTTTTTTTGAAGCTATCGATGAG CTAAAACCGAATGGTGAGGATATACTGCCCTTATGTATATACATGGACCGTCTTTTGCCCTGCAAAGAGTTATTCACACCCATCATCGTCGACGAAGGGATTTGCTATTCTTTTAACATTTTAGGCCGCGACGAAATTTTCAGGAAACACGT CTATCACTACGCAGATTATTATAACATTCGGAATAACTCTCGTCAGGACTTCGACATTGAAACCGGTTACGAGGAAGGAGCTGGAATTAACACCTATCCCAGGCGAGCCTTAACCTCAGGAGCTGACAATTCCCTGTCGATATTTTTCGAATACAACACGAACGAAACAGATTTCGTATGTAATAATTTCCTGCAAGGATTCAGG GTCTTAATCCATAACCCTTGGGAAGTGCCTCGTTTGTCCAAACACTACTTCCGCATTCCCTTCGATAAGGTAGTTGTTGCAGCTATGAACCCTGAAATGGTTACAACTTCCCAAGAAGTCCGGAGGTTCAAACCGGAGAAAAGAAAATGCTACATGGCTGACGAACGACCGCTCCAACATTTTCAGAAATACACCCAGTCCAATTGTCTGCTTGAATGTTTGACAAATTACATTTTGCACGAATGTGGATGTGTTCGGTTTTTTATGCCAA GAGACAGCGACACTGCTATTTGCGGTGTGGGCAGTTCAGAGTGTGTGGAGAAAGCTGAAG ttgAGATTAAAGTGAAAGAGCTTGAGTACAAAATCATGGGGAAAAGTTTTTGCGATTGTAAACCTTCTTGTACTCAGCTGAAATTCAACGTGGAGACTTCAGACAGCGATTTTTACTTCAGAGAGTACTTCAAAACTGTCCACCAGGAATATTTTAAAGATAACAC TTCTCACTGGTCAGTTTtggacatttattttaaagaagaacAGTTTATGACCAAGGAACGAAACGAACTCTATGGAACATCTGATCTTATTTCCAATCTTGGGGGACTTCTCGGGTTGTTTACaggattttctttgatttcgtTAGCCgaaataatttactttttgtcgatgagaatattttgtaataatagAATGTACGGACTTTGGTCGGGTCCTCCAAATTaa